A window of the Gossypium hirsutum isolate 1008001.06 chromosome A03, Gossypium_hirsutum_v2.1, whole genome shotgun sequence genome harbors these coding sequences:
- the LOC107886841 gene encoding histone-lysine N-methyltransferase ATXR3, with protein MGDGVACMPLQQHQHQHQHIMERFPVTEKTLCANNELTTKPVNLKDNAQQQQQQQPQEQQQQQQPQPQLPRKKKKLVKVKKVVVVKKKVVVGAAAAAAAAATSQKSELVVKAKTEAGLKNSKEIDKGENSGQKEEVEEGELGTLKWPREGENGEVGTDKSKNGEIEKGETTSEKCRKGEVVKEEIVPEVKVELEKEETVSKKKGEVMNGEIVTGKWRKGEVAKGEMVLEKGRKAEPEKGEFGSWRGAKDDLEKGEFIPDRWHKGDLMKDEYSYSKYRKYELGKEKSWKYEMERTPPSGKYSVDDLYHRKEFSRSTLHGRSSSRWETSQERTSRISSKIVDEEGLYKSEYSNGKNHGREYPSSGNRLKRHGTDSDSGDRKHYGDYGDYANSKCRRLSDDFGRNSHPELYSRHSVERFYKNSSSSRMSSLEKYTSRHHESSLSSRVVYDKCGRSPAYSERSPRDRVRNYDHRDRSPIRWDRSPYTCEKSPYARDRSVYSRERSPYDRSRHHDHRNRSPINAGRSPEDRPRFHDRRDRTPSYLERSPHDRSKTKNQRDTSKKGAINEKRGSQYGSKGQEDKVSRRDHSGRDSHSSAKESQDRISVHNLNGSDEKNGVCESHKEDQSPTPSVNCQEPPLLVDGAPPEELQSMEEDMDICDTPPHIPVVAESAVGKWIYLDVFGIERGPSKLCDLKELVEEGVLLSDHLIKHLDSDRWVTVENAASPLLTASFPSIVSDSVTQLVSPPEAPGNLLMETGDLKPLATHSGDETMSFQDDSAATSDSLEDLHIDERVGALLDGINIIPGKELEIVGEALQMTFDDAEWEVWGNSDGFPWLLSRTGDWHDKVTEELSSYSDTNAKEAAEPRAVAISDCSSCADSSDWFSGRWSCKGGDWKRNEEATQDRSSRKKLVLNDGYPLCLMPKSGYEDPRWHMKDDLYYPSHSKRLDLPPWAFSIAEERNDCNDISRSNQIKPSAVRGVKGTMLPVVRINACVVQDQGSFVSAPRTKTRVKERHCSRSSRSHSTTSDVKKSSAESDSLSKAVNDQRLKGSWKVAPINTPKDHVCTVDELQLHLGEWYYLDGAGHERGPSSFSELQFLVDQGVIPKYSSAFRKYDQMWVPVTSAAGSLEVTAWNRPGNVASSADSSGTTLLDSQGVADNNTSSSSFHRLHPQFIGYTCGKLHELVMKSFKSREFAAAINEVLDPWISAKQPKKEMDKHIYQKTDNGKRARMMINGSEEEYDIEDELQSIRKDDFAFEDLCGDVTFHEQESACSVTEMGNWGLLDGHVLARVFHFLRSDMKSLVFASMTCKHWRAAVRFYKGIARQVDLSSLGPNCSDSIAQKILNCYNKERINSMILIGCSNISSITLEDVLQVFPSLSYIDIRGCSQFGELMVKFPNLRWFKSTSLHAMTISDESNSKIRTLKQITEKTSSGLKTGLGNAIDDFGELKSYFESVDRRDSANQLFRQSLYRRSKLFDARKSSSILSREARIRRWAIKKSENGYKRMEEFLASSLRDIMKENTSDFFVPKVAEIEEKMKNGYYIGHGLGYVKEDISRMCRDAIKAKNRGGARDMNRIITLFIQLATRLEEGAKITSSYERDELLKSWKDDSPTGFSKYKKKLGKAVTERKYMNKSNGTSFANGAFDYGEYASDREIRKRLSKLNRKSLDSESETSDELDRSSEDGKSESEIESTASDTESDLDFKPEGRSGESRGDGYFMAGDSFDSMADDREWGARMTKASLVPPVTRKYEVIDQYVVVADEEDVRRKMQVSLPEDYAEKLNAQKTGTEELDMELPEVKDYKPRKELGDEVIEQEVYGIDPYTHNLLLDSMPEELEWPLEDKQSFIEDVLLRTLNKQVRQFTGTGNTPMMYPLKPIVEEIKRVAEVDCDKRTMKMCQGILKAIDDRPDDNYVAYRKGLGVLCNKEGGFREEDFVVEFLGEVYPVWKWFEKQDGIRLLQNNSKDPAPEFYNIYLERPKGDAGGYDLVVVDAMHKANYASRICHSCHPNCEAKVTAVDGQYQIGIYALRAIRYGEEITFDYNSVTESKEEYEASVCLCGSQVCRGSYLNLTGEGAFQKVLKEWHGILDRQQLMLEACELNSVSEEDYLELGRAGLGSCLLGGLPDWLVAYSARVVRFINFERTKLPEQILQHNLEEKQKYCIDISLDAERNDAEIQAEGVYNQRLQNLAITLDKVRYVMRCVFGDPKKAPPPIERLSPEEAVSFLWKGEGSLVEELLQSMAPHVEDEMLNELRSKIQAHDPSWSDNILKELQKSLLWLRDEVRNLPCTYKCRHDAAADLIHIYAYTKCFIRVREYKAVTSPPVYISPLDLSPKYSDKFTGLQEYCKTYGENYCLGQLVFWYNQTSVDPDSSLFRASRGCLSLPDIGCFYAKVQKPSRHRVYGPKTVKFMLSWMEKQAQRPWPKDRIWTFKGSPRIFGSPMLDAVLNNSSLDREMVQWLKHRPAKFQAMWDR; from the exons ATGGGCGATGGAGTTGCGTGCATGCCTTTGCAGCAGCATCAGCATCAACATCAGCACATCATGGAGAGATTTCCAGTTACAGAAAAAACGCTTTGTGCCAACAATGAGCTCACTACAAAGCCTGTTAACCTCAAAGACAACGCCCAGCAGCAACAGCAGCAGCAGCCACAAGAGCAGCAACAACAGCAGCAGCCACAACCGCAGCTGCcgcgaaagaaaaagaaactggTCAAGGTTAAGAAAGTAGTGGTGGTTAAGAAGAAGGTGGTGGTGggagcagcagcagcagcagcagccgCAGCAACATCACAGAAGAGTGAATTGGTAGTTAAAGCAAAGACTGAAGCAGGACTGAAAAACAGTAAAGAGATTGATAAAGGTGAGAATTCTGGGCAGAAGGAGGAAGTGGAAGAAGGTGAATTGGGGACGTTGAAGTGGCCCAGAGAAGGGGAGAATGGGGAGGTTGGGACTGACAAGTCGAAGAATGGGGAAATTGAGAAGGGAGAGACTACTAGTGAGAAATGTAGGAAAGGGGAAGTAGTGAAGGAAGAGATTGTTCCTGAAGTGAAAGTTGAGCTGGAGAAAGAGGAAACTGTTTCCAAGAAAAAAGGGGAGGTGATGAATGGAGAGATTGTTACAGGTAAGTGGAGAAAAGGGGAGGTGGCGAAGGGGGAGATGGTTCTGGAAAAAGGAAGGAAAGCGGAACCTGAAAAGGGAGAATTTGGGTCATGGAGAGGCGCCAAAGATGACCTAGAGAAAGGAGAATTCATTCCTGATAGATGGCATAAGGGGGACTTGATGAAGGATGAGTACAGTTACAGTAAATATCGGAAGTATGAGTTAGGGAAGGAAAAAAGCTGGAAATATGAGATGGAACGCACTCCACCTTCAGGTAAGTACTCAGTTGACGATCTTTATCACAGGAAGGAATTCAGTAGAAGCACCCTGCATGGCAGAAGTTCTTCCAGATGGGAAACTAGCCAGGAAAGGACTTCTAGGATCAGTTCAAAGATTGTGGATGAGGAAGGCTTATATAAGAGTGAGTACAGCAATGGTAAGAACCATGGGCGAGAGTACCCTTCTTCTGGTAATAGGCTGAAGCGGCATGGTACTGATTCAGATAGTGGTGACCGCAAGCACTATGGAGATTATGGCGACTATGCAAATTCAAAATGTAGGAGGCTCTCTGATGATTTTGGTCGAAATTCCCACCCAGAGCTCTACTCACGCCACTCTGTTGAGAGGTTCTATAAAAATTCTTCTTCATCAAGAATGTCTTCATTGGAAAAGTACACTtcaagacatcatgaatcctccTTGTCATCTAGAGTTGTGTATGATAAGTGTGGGCGTAGTCCAGCATATTCTGAGCGGTCCCCACGTGATAGGGTCAGGAATTATGATCACAGGGATCGGAGTCCAATTCGATGGGACAGATCCCCATATACATGTGAGAAATCCCCATATGCTCGTGATAGATCTGTGTATTCTCGTGAGAGATCCCCATATGATCGGAGTCGTCATCATGACCATAGAAACAGAAGTCCTATCAATGCAGGGCGGTCCCCAGAGGATCGGCCTAGATTTCATGATCGCAGGGACCGGACTCCTAGCTATTTGGAACGGTCTCCACATGATCGGAGTAAGACCAAAAATCAAAGAGACACAAGTAAAAAGGGTGCCATAAATGAGAAGCGAGGCTCACAATATGGTTCTAAGGGGCAAGAAGATAAAGTTAGTCGGAGGGATCATAGTGGAAGAGACTCACATTCCTCAGCTAAAGAATCTCAAGATAGGATCAGCGTGCACAATTTGAATGGATCAGATGAAAAAAATGGCGTGTGTGAGTCTCACAAAGAAGATCAATCTCCAACACCCAGTGTAAATTGCCAAGAACCTCCTCTTCTTGTTGATGGGGCACCTCCTGAAGAGCTGCAATCAATGGAGGAAGACATGGACATATGCGACACACCACCTCACATTCCTGTGGTGGCTGAGTCCGCCGTTGGTAAATGGATTTATCTTGATGTTTTTGGTATCGAGCGAGGTCCTTCAAAATTATGTGACCTTAAGGAACTTGTTGAAGAAGGGGTTCTTTTGTCTGATCATTTAATCAAGCACTTAGATAGTGATAGGTGGGTGACTGTTGAAAATGCAGCTTCTCCCTTGTTGACTGCCAGTTTTCCATCCATTGTATCGGACTCGGTAACACAGCTGGTTAGCCCTCCTGAAGCTCCTGGTAACTTGCTGATGGAAACTGGAGATCTCAAGCCATTAGCCACTCACAGTGGTGATGAGACGATGAGCTTCCAAGATGACAGTGCAGCCACATCTGATTCCTTAGAAGATCTTCACATTGACGAAAGGGTTGGAGCTCTATTGGACGGTATCAATATTATTCCTGGCAAGGAGCTTGAAATAGTTGGGG AAGCTCTGCAAATGACCTTTGATGATGCGGAATGGGAAGTATGGGGGAACTCTGATG GTTTCCCTTGGCTTTTGAGTCGCACAGGGGATTGGCATGATAAAGTAACTGAAGAATTATCTAGCTACTCTGACACCAATGCAAAGGAGGCTGCAGAGCCCAGGGCTGTTGCAATCTCTGATTGTTCCTCCTGTGCTGACTCTAGTGACTGGTTTTCTGGTCGATGGTCATGCAAGGGTGGGGACTGGAAGAGGAATGAGGAAGCTACTCAGGATAGATCTTCGAGGAAAAAACTTGTTCTTAATGATGGTTACCCTTTATGCCTTATGCCAAAGTCTGGGTATGAGGACCCTCGCTGGCATATGAAAGATGACCTGTACTATCCTTCTCATAGCAAAAGGCTTGACCTCCCTCCTTGGGCCTTCTCAATTGCTGAAGAGAGAAATGATTGCAATGATATTAGTAGATCGAATCAAATTAAGCCTTCTGCTGTGAGAGGAGTGAAGGGAACCATGCTTCCAGTAGTCCGGATAAATGCATGTGTGGTTCAGGATCAGGGTTCATTTGTATCTGCACCTCGCACAAAAACTCGAGTGAAGGAGAGACACTGTTCAAGATCTTCCCGGTCACACTCGACAACTAGTGATGTCAAGAAATCATCGGCAGAAAGTGATTCACTATCAAAGGCTGTTAATGATCAACGCTTGAAAGGATCATGGAAGGTTGCACCCATTAATACTCCTAAAGACCATGTTTGTACTGTTGATGAGTTGCAGTTACACTTGGGTGAATGGTACTACCTTGATGGTGCTGGGCATGAAAGGGGACCTTCATCATTCTCTGAACTTCAGTTTTTGGTAGATCAAGGAGTTATCCCGAAATATAGCAGTGCTTTTCGTAAATATGATCAAATGTGGGTTCCAGTCACCTCCGCTGCAGGGAGTCTTGAAGTCACTGCATGGAATCGGCCTGGGAATGTTGCATCATCTGCTGATTCTTCTGGAACTACACTTTTAGATTCCCAAGGTGTCGCTGATAATAATACAAGTTCCAGTTCATTTCACAGGCTACACCCCCAATTCATTGGATATACCTGTGGGAAGCTTCATGAATtggtaatgaaatcatttaagaGTCGGGAATTTGCTGCAGCCATAAATGAGGTTTTAGACCCATGGATCAGTGCAAAACAGCCAAAGAAAGAGATGGACAAGCATATTTACCAAAAAACAG ATAATGGCAAACGGGCACGAATGATGATTAATGGAAGTGAAGAAGAGTATGATATTGAAGATGAGTTGCAATCAATCCGAAAGGATGATTTTGCATTTGAAGATTTATGTGGTGATGTGACCTTCCATGAACAAGAGAGTGCATGTTCCGTTACTGAGATGGGTAACTGGGGTTTGTTGGATGGTCATGTGCTAGCACGAGTCTTCCATTTCTTGAGATCTGACATGAAATCCCTTGTCTTTGCTTCTATGACTTGTAAACACTGGAGAGCTGCTGTTAGGTTTTACAAGGGTATTGCAAGGCAGGTTGACTTGTCATCTCTTGGTCCCAACTGCAGTGACTCTATAGCTCAGAAAATCCTG AACTGTTACAACAAAGAACGGATAAATTCCATGATTCTGATTGGTTGCTCGAACATAAGTTCAATCACACTTGAAGATGTTCTTCAAGTTTTTCCTAGTTTATCTTATATAGATATTAGAGGTTGCAGCCAGTTTGGGGAATTGATGGTCAAATTTCCCAATTTGAGGTGGTTCAAGAGCACAAGTTTGCATGCTATGACAATCTCAGATGAGTCTAATTCTAAAATAAGGACTCTGAAACAAATTACCGAGAAAACTTCATCTGGCCTTAAAACGGGCCTGGGGAATGCTATCGATGATTTTGGCGAATTGAAGAGttattttgaaagtgttgataGAAGAGACTCTGCAAACCAACTATTTCGCCAAAGTTTATATAGGCGTTCAAAGTTATTTGATGCCAGGAAGTCCTCATCCATTTTATCCAGGGAAGCTCGTATCAGGCGATGGGCCATTAAAAAATCCGAAAATGGATATAAGCGGATGGAGGAATTCCTTGCTTCTAGTCTAAGGGATATAATGAAGGAGAATACCTCCGATTTTTTTGTGCCCAAG GTTGCAGAAATTGAGGAGAAAATGAAAAATGGTTATTACATTGGACATGGTCTGGGTTATGTTAAAGAGGACATCAGCCGAATGTGCAGGGATGCAATAAA AGCAAAGAATCGTGGAGGTGCTCGAGACATGAATCGCATAATTACTTTATTTATCCAGCTTGCCACACGTTTAGAAGAGGGTGCTAAAATTACATCTTCTTATGAAAGAGATGAATTGCTGAAGTCTTGGAAAGATGACTCACCTACTGGGTTCTCAAAGTACAAGAAGAAACTTGGTAAGGCAGTCACTGAAAGAAAGTACATGAACAAGAGCAATGGCACTTCTTTTGCAAATGGTGCTTTTGATTATGGGGAATATGCATCTGATAGAGAAATTAGAAAGCGTCTGTCCAAACTTAATAGGAAATCGCTTGACTCAGAAAGTGAAACATCTGATGAACTTGATCGCTCTTCTGAGGATGGCAAAAGTGAGAGTGAGATTGAGAGTACCGCTTCAGATACTGAGAGTGACTTGGATTTCAAGCCTGAAGGTCGGTCTGGGGAGTCAAGAGGGGATGGATACTTCATGGCAGGAGATAGTTTTGATTCTATGGCTGATGACCGTGAATGGGGTGCTCGAATGACCAAAGCCAGTCTGGTTCCTCCTGTCACTAGGAAATATGAAGTCATCGATCAGTACGTTGTTGTAGCTGATGAGGAGGATGTGCGGCGTAAGATGCAAGTATCCTTGCCAGAGGACTATGCCGAGAAGCTCAATGCTCAAAAAACTGGCACTGAGGAGTTGGATATGGAACTTCCTGAAGTCAAAGATTATAAACCCAGAAAAGAGCTTGGAGATGAAGTTATAGAGCAAGAAGTTTATGGAATTGATCCTTATACTCACAACCTCTTGCTTGATTCCATGCCGGAGGAGTTGGAATGGCCTTTAGAGGATAAGCAATCttttattgaagatgttctcctTCGAACTCTGAATAAGCAAGTTAGACAATTCACAGGCACTGGGAACACTCCAATGATGTATCCGTTGAAGCCCATTGTAGAAGAAATTAAAAGAGTTGCTGAGGTGGACTGTGATAAACGAACAATGAAAATGTGTCAAGGTATACTGAAAGCCATAGATGATCGTCCTGATGACAATTATGTTGCTTACCGAAAG GGTTTGGGTGTTCTCTGCAACAAGGAAGGTGGTTTTAGAGAGGAAGATTTTGTTGTAGAGTTTTTGGGAGAG GTTTATCCTGTTTGGAAATGGTTTGAGAAGCAAGATGGGATTCGGCTGTTGCAGAATAACAGCAAGGATCCAGCTCCCGAGTTCTACAACATCTACCTTGAGAGGCCAAAG GGTGATGCGGGTGGGTATGATTTAGTTGTTGTTGATGCAATGCATAAGGCCAATTATGCGAGTCGAATTTGTCATTCATGTCATCCTAATTGTGAAGCCAA AGTTACTGCTGTAGATGGTCAGTACCAAATTGGAATCTATGCTCTACGTGCAATACGATATGGCGAGGAGATTACATTTGATTATAATTCCGTTACAGAG AGCAAGGAAGAATATGAAGCATCTGTCTGTCTCTGTGGTAGTCAAGTTTGCCGTGGCAGCTACTTGAATTTGACTGGTGAAGGTGCATTTCAGAAG GTACTGAAGGAGTGGCATGGTATACTTGACCGACAACAGCTAATGCTAGAAGCTTGTGAACTAAATTCTGTATCTGAAGAAGATTACCTTGAGCTAGGGAGGGCTGGCCTAGGAAGCTGTTTGCTTGGTGGATTGCCTGATTGGTTGGTTGCTTACTCAGCTCGTGTG GTGAGATTCATAAATTTTGAGAGAACAAAGCTCCCTGAGCAAATTTTACAGCATAATTTGGAAGAGAAGCAGAAGTACTGTATAGACATATCTCTTGATGCAGAGAGGAATGATGCAGAGATTCAG GCTGAGGGTGTCTATAACCAGAGGCTTCAGAATTTGGCTATTACTCTTGACAAG GTGAGGTATGTCATGAGATGCGTGTTTGGTGACCCCAAAAAGGCTCCACCACCTATAGAGAGGCTCAGTCCTGAAGAAGCTGTTTCCTTTCTCTGGAAAGGTGAGGGATCACTTGTTGAGGAGCTTCTTCAGTCCATGGCTCCTCATGTGGAAGATGAAATGCTTAATGAGCTGAGGTCCAAGATTCAAGCGCACGACCCATCATGGTCTGACAACATTCTGAAAGAACTTCAGAAATCTTTGTTATG GTTGAGGGATGAGGTTCGGAATCTTCCATGTACGTACAAGTGTCGGCATGATGCTGCAGCTGACTTGATCCATATTTATGCTTACACAAAGTGCTTCATAAGAGTTCGG